In Phycisphaerales bacterium, a single window of DNA contains:
- a CDS encoding glycosyltransferase family 2 protein, with translation MREGDPEFRPCLVLPTFNNAGTLGGVLERALALGLPTYVVNDGCTDGTGEVLAAFRGRERLRVLMHDANQGKAAAMRTGFNAAIADGCTHAVTIDTDGQLDPEQSPLLLEAARRSPRALVLGVRDQRIERCPRRSRVGRWWANAFIYIECGVRVTDSQCGLRVYPLEFVRRVPVKSGRFGYETEVITLACWCGYGVVQVPVSCRYFEQRVTHFRPWVDTWRAVALHARLLGSAIFARPGRIVDQEAAPAGTPVGMRE, from the coding sequence GTGCGTGAGGGTGATCCCGAGTTCCGCCCCTGCCTTGTGCTGCCGACGTTCAACAACGCCGGCACGCTGGGGGGCGTGCTGGAGCGGGCGCTGGCGCTGGGGCTGCCGACGTACGTGGTGAATGACGGGTGCACGGATGGCACAGGCGAGGTGCTGGCGGCGTTCCGTGGGCGAGAGCGGCTGCGGGTGCTCATGCACGATGCCAATCAGGGCAAGGCCGCGGCGATGCGGACGGGGTTCAACGCGGCGATCGCAGACGGCTGCACGCACGCGGTGACGATCGATACGGACGGGCAGCTCGACCCCGAGCAGTCGCCGCTGCTGCTGGAGGCGGCGCGGCGCTCGCCGCGGGCGCTGGTGCTGGGTGTTCGGGACCAGCGGATCGAGCGGTGCCCGCGCCGCAGCCGCGTGGGGCGGTGGTGGGCGAACGCGTTCATCTACATCGAGTGCGGCGTGCGGGTGACGGACAGCCAGTGCGGGCTGCGGGTGTACCCGCTGGAGTTCGTGCGGCGGGTGCCGGTGAAGTCCGGACGGTTCGGGTACGAGACGGAGGTGATCACGCTGGCGTGCTGGTGCGGGTACGGCGTCGTGCAGGTGCCGGTGAGCTGCCGGTACTTCGAGCAGCGGGTGACGCACTTCCGGCCGTGGGTGGACACGTGGCGGGCGGTGGCGCTGCACGCGCGGCTGCTGGGGTCGGCGATCTTCGCACGCCCTGGGCGGATCGTGGATCAGGAAGCGGCGCCCGCGGGGACGCCGGTGGGCATGCGCGAGTAG
- a CDS encoding MoxR family ATPase has product MLQPLARLRENIARVLFGNSDAIDRVCCCLLARGHLLIEDVPGVGKTVLATALARSVDCAFSRIQLTPDMLPSDVLGVSVYDKGTGEFTYKRGPIFANILLADEINRTPPRTQSALLEAMNEATVSVDGRVLPLDQPFMVIATQNPYDFEGTYLLPENQLDRFLMRISLGYPSPEDEARVLEVRPSVHPLHDLKPVMTRAEVMELQSQVDAVKVDKALLAYIVQFANATRKHAGLLHGLSPRGALSLAQAARASALFRGRTYVVPEDIVDNILPVCAHRVVTRSAASTGPDTAERVLRDVLETVPSPA; this is encoded by the coding sequence ATGCTCCAGCCGCTGGCCCGACTCCGAGAGAACATCGCGCGGGTGCTGTTTGGTAACAGCGACGCGATCGACCGCGTGTGCTGCTGCCTGCTCGCCCGCGGACACCTGCTGATCGAGGACGTGCCGGGCGTGGGCAAGACGGTGCTCGCTACGGCCCTGGCGCGGAGCGTCGATTGTGCGTTCTCTCGCATCCAGCTGACGCCGGACATGCTGCCCAGCGACGTGCTGGGGGTGAGCGTGTACGACAAGGGGACCGGTGAGTTCACGTACAAGCGCGGGCCGATCTTCGCGAACATCCTGCTGGCGGACGAGATCAACCGCACGCCGCCGCGGACGCAATCGGCGCTGCTGGAGGCGATGAACGAGGCGACGGTGTCGGTCGATGGGCGGGTGCTGCCGCTGGACCAGCCGTTCATGGTCATCGCGACGCAGAACCCGTACGACTTCGAGGGCACGTACCTGCTGCCGGAGAACCAGCTGGACCGGTTCCTGATGCGGATCAGCCTGGGGTACCCCAGCCCCGAGGACGAGGCGCGGGTGCTGGAGGTGCGGCCCAGCGTGCACCCGCTGCACGACCTCAAGCCGGTGATGACGCGGGCCGAGGTGATGGAGCTGCAGTCGCAGGTCGACGCGGTAAAGGTTGATAAGGCGCTGCTGGCGTACATCGTGCAGTTCGCGAACGCAACGCGGAAGCACGCGGGGCTGCTGCACGGCCTGTCGCCGCGGGGGGCCTTGTCGCTGGCGCAGGCGGCGCGGGCGAGCGCGCTGTTCCGCGGGCGGACGTACGTGGTGCCGGAGGACATCGTGGACAACATCCTGCCGGTGTGCGCGCACCGCGTGGTGACGCGCTCGGCCGCGAGCACGGGGCCAGACACGGCGGAACGGGTGCTGCGGGATGTGCTGGAGACGGTGCCGAGCCCGGCCTAA
- a CDS encoding metallopeptidase family protein, with the protein MTPAEQEKFDALVEEVIENLPEGVRKLLDEVPVIVEDKPSRELIEQLREEGVMAPDELEDDSSLCGLHTGTAFTERRIDDTGQLPSDIYLFREGILAQAGGWKGDETEEDVYEEIWVTLLHEIGHQFGLSEEDLEKLGYE; encoded by the coding sequence ATGACCCCCGCCGAGCAAGAGAAGTTCGACGCCCTGGTCGAGGAAGTCATCGAGAACCTCCCCGAGGGCGTCCGCAAGCTGCTCGACGAGGTGCCCGTCATCGTCGAGGACAAGCCCAGCCGCGAGCTCATCGAGCAGCTCCGCGAAGAGGGCGTCATGGCCCCCGACGAGCTCGAGGACGACTCCAGCCTCTGCGGCCTGCATACGGGCACCGCCTTCACCGAGCGCCGCATCGACGACACCGGCCAGCTCCCCAGCGACATTTACCTCTTCCGCGAGGGCATCCTCGCCCAGGCCGGCGGCTGGAAAGGCGACGAGACCGAAGAGGACGTTTACGAGGAGATCTGGGTCACCCTCCTGCACGAGATCGGCCACCAGTTCGGGCTTTCCGAGGAAGACCTGGAGAAGCTGGGGTACGAGTAG
- a CDS encoding polysaccharide deacetylase family protein, whose protein sequence is MTTDLTPLAAPGLAALAGIGLGVLAHAYLAPTSRAFLPMVSRADAHNNTVALTFDDGPHPTGTPAILDILAEHHVLAAFFVIGENARRHPDLIRRMHAEGHLVCNHSFDHASLGSLRGPAYWLDQLRRTDNAIHDAVGLTPACFRPPWGQKSPLMRAPLNGLGKTPIGWTRRAFDGLPTTPVRILQRLSNTRAGDVLLLHDGCPPHAHRDPAPTIAALPQLIQHIRARGLTLARLDEHLKVPAYSRMPTGVPAGAAS, encoded by the coding sequence TTGACCACCGACCTCACACCGCTCGCCGCGCCCGGCCTGGCCGCTCTTGCCGGCATCGGCCTTGGCGTGCTCGCCCACGCCTACCTCGCCCCCACCAGCCGCGCTTTCCTGCCGATGGTCTCCCGCGCCGATGCGCACAACAACACCGTCGCCCTCACCTTCGACGACGGTCCGCACCCCACAGGCACGCCCGCCATCCTCGACATCCTCGCCGAGCACCACGTCCTCGCCGCGTTCTTCGTGATCGGCGAAAACGCCCGCCGTCACCCGGACCTCATCCGCCGCATGCACGCCGAGGGCCACCTGGTCTGCAACCACAGCTTCGACCACGCGTCCCTCGGCTCACTCCGCGGCCCCGCCTACTGGCTCGACCAGCTCCGCCGCACCGACAACGCCATCCACGACGCAGTCGGCCTCACCCCCGCCTGCTTCCGCCCGCCGTGGGGCCAGAAGTCACCCCTGATGCGTGCACCGCTGAATGGACTCGGCAAGACGCCCATCGGCTGGACCCGGCGCGCCTTCGACGGCCTGCCCACCACGCCCGTTCGCATCCTGCAACGGCTGAGCAACACCCGCGCGGGCGACGTGCTCCTCCTCCACGACGGCTGCCCACCGCACGCGCACCGCGACCCCGCGCCAACCATCGCCGCCCTGCCCCAGCTGATCCAGCACATCCGCGCCCGCGGCCTCACGCTCGCCCGTCTCGACGAGCACCTCAAAGTGCCCGCCTACTCGCGCATGCCCACCGGCGTCCCCGCGGGCGCCGCTTCCTGA
- a CDS encoding CDGSH iron-sulfur domain-containing protein, with protein sequence MARLVRLEATGPIKIDPSQFPRDEQGNLKAIWICACGLTSTPPFCDKSHKACKNEQAGMVYEYDPVTKDVKASRPE encoded by the coding sequence ATGGCGCGGCTGGTGAGACTGGAGGCGACTGGGCCGATCAAGATTGATCCGTCGCAGTTTCCGCGCGATGAGCAGGGGAACTTGAAGGCGATCTGGATTTGCGCGTGCGGGCTGACGAGCACGCCGCCGTTCTGCGACAAGTCGCACAAGGCGTGCAAGAACGAGCAGGCGGGGATGGTCTACGAGTACGACCCGGTCACCAAGGACGTGAAGGCGAGCCGTCCGGAGTGA